The genomic region TTCCTTTTTGGCCAATATTTCATGTTAAGGATCTTTATGATACTATACTGTTGAAGTCCCAGAGCTTGTATAGTTTAGTGGTTGTGTTTGGTGTTACCATTTTGCTGGTTGACAACAGATTTTCTAAAATTTTGTTTGCCCTGCCATGTTTTGCTCCATGTGTGTTACAATGTTGGGTGGTTGGCAGTAATTTAGCAGACAGAGGCCTTAGGGTCTTTCGAATCGGTGACTGTAATATATAATCTTTATTGTTATCAATATAATTGATGATgcctcaaaaaaaaattaatattaatcaatattaattatttttaatataaattaatataaatcATTATTATTTAAGTTAATattatattctaattatttctctttaatttataAATCGATGAAAGACGTTAACAAGATACTTGTTCTATTATACTTGTAATCCGAGTAAAATAGATAGAGAGTAATATACGCTCTTGTTTATTCTGTGAAAAACCACCATTATTACTTGGGATGCACAGCACACGCGCACAGATATATAAACCCTATTCGACTGCATAAAGACTTCCAGTTGAAGTGGAGGTAGAATTAGTGTTTGAAGCTCCATTACCGCAGAAAACAATTCTATAATTGCTGCCGCCGGGGCAAGTAAAGGTGCTGGTGGGATCATCCTTGGCATAGCTGTAGGCCATGGGGCATTCTCGCTTGAAAAATTTAGAGTAGTCTGTAGAAGGGCAATTATCGATGAAGGATCCCGTACAGCAGTATGCTGGCGTGTTGAAAGCAGCACATGCACTTCTGCACCCATCGACTACCTTCAACTCTCTTGGGCACTTTGAATTTATGTCGCTATTGCAGGCGATTCTCCTGCAGTTTGAGTTGGAAAGAATGACAGTCATGCGGAGGTTGAATCCATCGACGAGAGAGATGTCGTAGAAGTCCAAGTTCTGGAATTGATTGAGAGCATACTCAAAGAGCGTTGAGGGAATACCTCCCGATCCCTGGCAGTTGAGTAATCCCCCGCAGTCTCCAGTGTTGCATCTCCCTCGACCGCTGCCGTCGAAGGAGCAGCCGGTACGACCCCAAAACCTTCCCTTTGCTCCGCCCGGCACATTCACTCTCCATGACTGTCCCCGCCGTAGCTCTCTCCCTCCCCCAAACGGAGTCCCTGCCGCCCACACCGTGAAAGGGCACTGGTTTTCTATGTCAAAGCTCACACCCTCCACTCCTGCACATGAAAATAATGAAAACCGATTTAGTGGGTCTTGGTGAAATTGAATGGCTCACAAGAAATTGATCATATCAGGTTTTTACAATTTATAATGTTAGTTGTTTTTAATATGTTAGTTGTTTTTAATATTTGATTGTGTTTCAAACCATGAAATCTAATCTGAAACATTAATGTAAAAATACTAACCCAATCAAATTCAAAACACTAATTGTAAAAATACTAACCCAATCAAATTCAAAACACTAATTGTAAAAATACTAACCCACTCAAATTCAAAACACTAATTAATAAATGTATGAATTGAGTTGCATACCTGCATAGAGTGATACCGCCATTATTGTCAGCAAAACCCACAATATTGCCCGCGCCATTTCAATTGCAAACTGGTATGATATGGAAAATATCAATGGTGTCTATGCCGTGTGAAGGCAGGGACTATATATATGAATTTACGATGGTTGGAAAGAGACACGCAGGTCAGAGCCGCCTAGAGCATATACAGTGAGGCGGCTGGCAGTGGGCCTCCATACACTCTATCCATCCACATATTAGGATTGACTTTATTAATTAATACTTAAGTATTAGAATAATAtgtgttttttattattttcaaactAATTAATAAATACAATCGATGGGCCCCATGATGGTTTTACGAGAAAACTGCCTTtacttttgggattgattttgctATCGTGTATTGACTGGATTCTTCTCCTACGCGTGGCCAAAAGTTTGAGCTTCCCTCCAACAATTGCATATAAAAATACATTAAAGCTAAAGGCAAGCTGAATTTTTGTGCATATAATCACCGGCCTGCACGTCTCTGTCCTGAAATCAGTGATATTCAATTATGATTTTGCTGTGACGCCTAGATTGGGCTACAAAACAGCAACGTCTGTACAAATTTATGAGGTGGATTCTTACAATATTAATTGAATTCAATGCATTTAAAGCAAAAGTAAAGTACTCAAAAGAATATATTGCTAGTCAAATATATTTACGAACGTGATATAAGAAAAGTTGGGGTTACATAACAAGATAAGAACAAAAAATGTGTTCCTGGGACACTTCATCTACTACAAAAATGTCAAACTTCCGAGCTGATAAATTCATCCCTTTGAAGAACTAAACCCCACCGCCATTCCCGGCATTAgctattggagagtgacatttacAGGCATCAAAACTGTAATGCGTGATATATGCCTATTTAAACTTAAGGAGCATATTGAAAGAAAACAATGGGATAGCGCAGTACCATACCTTTTTTCATTCTAATTTCAGTTTATATGGTGGGCGCCTGTGCGAGCGCATTTTCTGCAAGGGATTTAAGCCTCCCAGCTCCAGTGGACGGTCTTTCGTGCAGGTAGAATTGGTGGGGTTAATCGATTTGTGTATGAATTTCACAAGGATGCGATGGGTTCATTGCTGGTGAGCGGGACATCAAGCGAAAGTGGAAGCCGCGTGCATTGGAATCGTGTCGTGCGCTGACATCTTAGCTTTGGCTCCTCGTGACTGTCAACAATTCTGCAACCTCTATTCACGTTATTCATTAATTTATACGTACTAGCACTTCCACTAAAAAGGAAGTGCTGATGGTAAAATATAAGTTATATAATATGTTCAGGTTATAAAGGAATTTGAAAATTGAATTTAGCAGTGAATCAATCCATGCTGATTAAGTTCAAAATCACACAAAAATCATGTAAGTtagatatatttttaatatgtATGTATTTTTTTGACAATATAAAGAAACAATTAACTTATAAAATATATTACAGTGAATAGGTTTGTTGTTTAAAGAGCTTAACATGAATGGTTGTCAATAGATAAACACCCTTTCATAGAATTTGCTAAATTTGTAGTGCTTAAGAATTTGAAAGAAAGTTTCGAGAAAATGTTCTTTATAGAAATTTGTGTCCCTTAATATGAAGGATGTTAGATTATTCATTTTTGTATATGACTTTGATTAAGAATGTTTACTATTGTAAAATAGCCAACATACGAAATCTAACTATGGATTTCAAGCTTAGTTCCAGATGAAAGCTAGTGCTTCATGAAATGTCATTACAAGAAGTTACAAATTATTAGAAATATTAAAGTGTTTGAAAATAAGTATGCATTGGCTTGTCAATTAATGGGAGTGAAAAACTCATCAACCGTAGAAGCTTTTTTTTATCAAGCGATTTCATGTTAAGTGGAGAATGACTTTGAACAATAGTTACAATGGTGGAGAGAAATTGTTTTAGGTTTGCAACATCGTTGAGTCCACAAAAATGATATGAACTTTCACACATTCACTCACTCATTTAGAACAAGCTTAAATTGTCAAGGATTGATGCATTCACAATCATCACAAGTCAAAGGGACCCACAAACCACATAAAAGCTAGGCCAAACAATAAATTAGTAGATAGAGAAGCAATGGATCTTATTCTTAAGAGACATAATGAAATGAATGGAAAATGTTACAAGATAGCAAGTTGAGGAAGAAAGACAAGGAAAAATAAGATGTAATGAAATCCTCTTACTTAATGAATTGACCAAAGTTCTTACTTAATGAAATTCTCTTATTTAATGAATTGAATAGTAAGATGTAAGGTGGTCTTcacaatgatcaaccaagttataagactaattttttttttgcataatgTATGAAGAAAAATATCTTAGGTTAACCTTCTGCAAACTCATGCCAAGTGTCTATGCATCTTCTTAAACCTTATGAAAATCCATAGGAAACATGTGAATCTTTATCAAGCATAACAACTTATGGTATTTGACTATTGAATAGGATTTACAAGCATAATGATCAACATCATTCAACATACTAACTATTTTGATATACAACATATATGTTTAGAAGATCTCTAGCTTCACAACTTATTTAGTTATATTCTATTTTCTTTTGATTTaagaatttaatttttcttttgaatgataaAAAATGCTACAAAAAAAGGAGAACCCACACTTCATATACATGTCTACCAAGAAAATTgtaactacaacatctaacaaaaatcCCCCTTCCACAATTCTTTCATGGAcatccataccttgttccaaagttctcattttggcACAAGAATGCTGACAAAGGTTGtgaaatttggctttacacctacgaattatattttcttgaaagtttctaaagccttttatgCACATCCATATTGTGCATTTCCTACAATCATTGCaatccatgagatgacatctctttgttTTCTGCAAATTGCTACCTATAATTGATAAAATGTTAAAAGTAAGGTCAAGtaagaatttttttatataataatttttttcattcaattttctcttttgtatttatAGCTTGAAACTCTAGTACATGGAtcaattttttagaatttttttatcaaGACATGGATTTTTGTCTTAACTATTTATCTAAAGTAGAAAAAAAATATCTCAATATGaaatcttttctctagtgcatcatttttttacatattttaattaaatttagtttatttttaacaaaataattaatcatatattttgatattgataACTTACATTTGgtaaaaataaaaccaaaaacatattaaattattaaaatattaaaaacctTTTTTTGAAAACTACGCTTATAAATCGACAaagatattttttttattatattaaaatttatataaataagtAGGAATTGTGAGAACATCATGCTTttcaaagaattttattttttagtaAATTTGTTCCAAAG from Cryptomeria japonica chromosome 3, Sugi_1.0, whole genome shotgun sequence harbors:
- the LOC131036579 gene encoding pathogenesis-related thaumatin-like protein 3.4 is translated as MARAILWVLLTIMAVSLYAGVEGVSFDIENQCPFTVWAAGTPFGGGRELRRGQSWRVNVPGGAKGRFWGRTGCSFDGSGRGRCNTGDCGGLLNCQGSGGIPSTLFEYALNQFQNLDFYDISLVDGFNLRMTVILSNSNCRRIACNSDINSKCPRELKVVDGCRSACAAFNTPAYCCTGSFIDNCPSTDYSKFFKRECPMAYSYAKDDPTSTFTCPGGSNYRIVFCGNGASNTNSTSTSTGSLYAVE